The genomic DNA GCCGTGGCGATGTCGTCCGGTCGTCATACGCGCCCAGCGTCGAGAGCCAAGACGGCTATTCCAACGCGCCGACGACGAGACCGCGGCGTCAACCAGGATTTGTCGACAACGTCGCCCGCCAAATCAGTCCGCCCGAGAGAACCGACTCCTACTACGGCAATCGCCCCCAGCACGCTCGGGTGGCAATGGCTGATCAGAATGGCGCGCCCCATCCGGCCAATGCTCAGCCGCAGATGGATTCGGTAATGCACGGTGGCGAAGAGTTGCCGCCGGGGGCACAGCCGATGCACATGGGCAACGGCGATATGGGTTCACCGGAAGGTGAGTGGAGCGACTCGGATGGTCCGCCGTCAGGCAGTTGCTCCAGTTGCGGAAGTTGCTCGAGTTGCGGCAGTTGCGGCTCATGCGGCTGCCGGCCACTGTGCAGCCTGTTCTGCTGCGGCTGCTGGGATGAATGGCTGCAAGATTTTAGCGCATTCGGCGGCGTGCAGGGTTTCAAGGGACCTGTCGATCAGGGTCTGAACGGCGATTTCGGTTTCCACGAAGGAATCAACTGGGGATCGCCGCTGTGGGACGCGATGGGCATTGGCGCCCAGATCGGCGTCAATGTCGAGCAGAGCGATCTGTCGCGAACGAACGCTTCGGACTTACACCGCAATCAATACTTCTTCACCGCCGGCCTGTTCCATCGTCCCGATTGTGCGTGGGGTTGGCAGGGAGGCTTGGTCTTCGATTATCTCAACGATAGCTTCGTCGACGACTTCACGATCAGCCAGATTCGCGGCGATTTAGGCTACGTGTTCAATTGCCACGAGGTCGGCTTTTGGTTCACGAAAGGAGTCCACGATACGAAGTTCACGACCATTGCCACGACGGACACTGAAATCACGACGAGCACGACCACTTATAAGCCGATCGACCTGTACGCCATCTACTACGGCCACCGCTTCTGCAACGGCGGCGAAGGGCGGATCTGGGGCGGCTTCACCGGCGGCACCGGCGGATTGGTCGGGGCGGACTTCTCGATTCCGATCAGCGACAAGCTGTCGATCGACAGCGGCTTCAACTACGCGATCCCGCATACGGTCGGCAGCAACCAAGTTCCGCCCGAAAGCTGGAATATCTCGATCAGTCTGGTTTGGCATCCTGGCTGCCGAGCGCGCGAAGCCTATTGCAGCCCCTATCGGCCGCTGTTCAACGTAGCCGACAACGGCAGCTTCATGGTCGACCGCCAGTTGCGAAGCACGAGCGTACCTGTTTCGACCGACTAACCCACCGTCTTCCAAGCCGCGGCGTCTTCGCCGTCGAGCCGAAGCGTTAGACATTTGGCGCTTCCGCCGGCTTTGACGAACTCGTCGAGCGGCGTTTCTCGCGGCTCAGAGCCGCGCTCGCGAAGTTGAGCGTGCAGCGCCGGGCAACCGGTGTTGGTCACCACCGTGCGCCCGACGACCACCGCGTTGCACGCGAAACGCCGCGCCTCGCTCTCAACCACTTCGATCAGTTCACCGACGTGCGCGGCTAGAGCGTCGCGGCCGTAACGATCAAACGCTTGCGGATAGTAGATGGCTTGCCCAGGAGCGAGCGGGCAGAAGCACGTGTCCAGATGGTAGTAATACGGATCGACCAACTCCAAAGGAATGACTCGGCAGCCCAGCAGCTCTCCGATCTGCTGATGCCCGCGGGCGGCGCTGCGGATGCGATAGCCGGCAAACAGTGTGTCGCCACAGAACAGCGCGTCCCCCGCTCCTTCAAAGTGCAGATCGTTCGGAACGTGCTCGATCCGAAATCCGGCCGCGCGGAGCCACGCCTCGTCGTGCGGCACTTCTCCTTGCCGCTCGGGATGGCGGAAATGCGCCAGTATGGCCGTGTCGCGGCAGATGAGCGCCGCATTGGCCGTGAAGACCATGTCGGGCAAACCTTCGACAGGCGGCAATAACGAAACATTCGCTCCTGCCAACTGCAGCGCTTGCCGCAATTCCTCCCACTGCCGCCGCGCCGTCGGGTGATCCGATTGCCGCAGCCGGCTCATCCACGGGTTGATCTCGTATTGAATCCCGTAGTAATCCGGCGGGCACATCAGAATCTGCGGTTTCGTGCGGTCGATCATTTCCGTTCCAACTCGCGCAAATCGTCCACAAGCGCCCGCAGGAATGGCTCGACGTCGGTCACCAGCCCGACCGTCTGAAACGACCCTCGATCGTTCAGCTTGATGACCGTCGAAGGATTGATGTCCACGCATGCCACCTTCACCCAAACGGGCAATAGATTCCCGACCGCGATCGAATGCAACGTCGTGGCGATCATCAAGCAAAAAGTTACGTCGCGAATCTTCGCTCGCATCTGGCGCTGCGCCTCGAGGGCGTCGGTGATCACGTCGGGCAGCGGCCCGTCATCGCGAATGCTGCCGGCCAGCAAATAATCCACACCTTGGCGAACGCATTCATACATGATTCCGCTCTTGAGCACCCCTTGCTCGACAGCTTGCCGAATCCCGCCGGCCCGCCGAATGCGATTGATGGCCCGCAGATGATGCTCGTGCCCGGCCTCGGCCAGATCGCCTCGGTCCAGATGCACGCCCAAGCTTGTGCCGAAGAATGATTGCTCGATGTCGTGCGTCGCTAGGGCATTCCCTGCGAACAAGACGCGGAGGTATTTCTTCCGCAGCAACTCGCAAACGTACGGCCCACTGCCCGTGTGAATGATCGCCGGCCCACCGACCAATAGCGACTTGCCCTCTTCGGCGCGGATGCGATACAGCTCTTCCGCGATCTTGCGAATCGCCACTCCCTTCGGCTTTTCGGTCGACACCGGACTGTTCATGAATTCAAACGCCTGTCGTTCGATCGATCGCTCGTGCGGAAAGACCCGCACCCCCGCATGACCGACGACGATCGACATCCCGACGCGCACATCCGTCATCGGAATGCACCGAGCGATAAACTCTTGCCGCGCGCCGCCATCGACCTCCGACCTAGGACCTTCGACCTCCGTTCCTGCCGCCCCATCAACTACAATCCCGCAGTCCATCTCCTGATCGGCGACGGGCGCCCAATGCCCGCCGATCCGGATTTCGGTCCGCTGATTCGTGGTGCTATAGAATCCCTCGGGAAACGCCCCGTCGATATCGGCCGCCTCCAGCATGCAATCGTTCAAGGCGGTCGGCACGGCGCCATGGTCGGCGATTTGCGCGACGATTTCCGAGAGTGTGGATTGGTCCGGCGCCTGAACTTCGACCAGGGCATAGCTCGGATCGCTGCGATCGTGGCCGATGGCGATCCGCTTGATGCGAAACGTCCCCCCACCCGCGGTGATGCAGTCGAGAATCTTCGGCAAGATCAAGCTGTCGATAATATGGCCGCGGATTTCGACCTCTTCCACGTGGCCATCCACGGCAGCTTGATCGGCTTCAGTTTTATGAGTCGTCATGGCAAGGAATTGTACGTCTTGGTCGGGAAATCAGCAAAGGAACAGAGCGAACGGTCTTCGACCCTGAGGCTCAGACCCGTAGTGAGGGAAGGGAGAATGCCATTCCGCAATCCATCTCGTCGTTTCCTCTGTTACCTTCCTGTTCAGGAGTGAAACGACGCCGTGCGCTAGGCAAGTGCGCCGGTCCGCCAGAAATGCTTGCGTCAAGGGACGTGGGAACGGTAGAATCCAACTTGCGTTCGGCGTCCCACCCATCCCAGCGCGAGTGGCCCCGCGGGTCGCTTGGCTCCTTCCGGCGAGAATGCGTCTATGCTCGCGAAGCACCGGCCTTTTGTCGGATTGCTGGCGATCGGGCTTTCAGCGTTGTTGGTCGGCGCTTTGCGTGTTCCGGCTGCATCGTTGCCAAAAGAGAGCGCCGAGACTGGGGACCAGTTCAAGCACGGCAAGTGGCCGTTCTTGCCGCCGACTCGGCCGGCTGTGCCCGACGTTCAAAAAAAGGCCTGGGTGCGGAATCCAATCGATGCGTTTGTCTTGCACAAACTTGAGGCGAAAGGATTGCAGCCTAGCCGCGAGGCCGAAAAGCTCGTGCTGCTGCGGCGGGTGACGTTCGATCTCATCGGACTGCCGCCGACGCCCGAGGAGCAAGCCACCTTCCTGGCGGACGAATCGCCGCGGGCCTATGAAGAGGCCGTCGAGCGGCTGCTCGGTTCGCCGCGCTATGGGGAACGCTGGGCGCAGCATTGGCTCGATTTGGTGCGGTATGCCGAGACCGACGGCTTCAAGGAAGATGCCCACCGGCCGAACGCGCACAAGTATCGCGACTACGTGATCCGCGCATTCAATTGCGATCTGCCGTACGATCGTTTCATTCGCCAACAGCTCGCCGGCGATGAACTGGAGCCGGACAATCCCGAGGCCCTGATCGCGACTGGCTACTGCCGGCTCTATCCGGATGAATACAACGCGGCGGACATCAGGCTTCGGCGGAAGGAGATTCTGGACGATGTGACCGACACGACCGGTCTGGTCGTCCTCGGCCTCACGATGGGCTGCGCCCAGTGCCACAACCACAAATTCGACGACATTTTGCAGACCGACTATTATCGCCTCCAGGCGTTCTTCACGCCGATGCTGCCGCGCGACGACTTGCCCGATGCCACCGTTGCCCAGCGCGAGGAATTCGCGAAGCAGCAGGCCGCCTGGGAAACGGCGACAGCCGGCATCCGTTTACAGATCGAGTCGATCGTGGCGCCCGGCCGCGAAAAGGCGCGCGATCAGGCGCTCATGAAGTTTGACGCCGAAGCGGTCAAGGCAGTCCAGACGCCACCGGCCGAACGGACGGCGATTCAGAAGCAGATCGCTTATCAGGTCGCAAAATACACACGTCCGCTGGAGCAAGCGGCCGCCACGAAACTGGCCGGCGACGAGAAGAAGCGGTACGAAGAATTGCAGGTCGAATTAGCGAAGTTCGATGCAATCAAGCCGCAGCCACTCCCGATGGCGATGGCGATCAGCGATGCGGACGCTCCGCCACCGCCAACTTTTCGCCTGGCCGGCGGCAGCTTGAATCATCCGGCCGAGCAGGTCGAGCCGGGCTTTCCCGAGTTTCTCGGCACGAGCCAAATTGAAATCGCTCCGCCGGCGGGCAATCCCAACAGCACGGGCCGCCGCTCCGCTCTGGCCACTTGGCTGACGCGCAAAGACCATCCACTCACCGCGCGAATCATCGCCAATCGCCTCTGGCAGTATCACTTCGGCCAGGGAATTGTCGCCACGCCCAACGATTTCGGCGCCGCCGGTGAGCCGCCGACGCATCCGGAATTACTCGATTGGCTGGCCGTCGAGCTGATGGATTCGGGCTGGAGCCTCAAGGCGATGCACCGCTTGATGGTCACCTCCGCCACCTACCGTCAATCGGCAATGGTGGAACCGGAGAATGAGTTGCACAAAAAAGCGCGCGGCGTCGATCCGAGCAACAAGCTGCTGTGGCACGCGCGGCGGCAGCGGCTCTCGGGCGAATCGCTTCGTGACGCGATCCTGCAAGTCGGCGGAGATCTCGATTTGCGGATGTATGGCCCCAGCGTGCATCCGGAGTTACCCGACGGCTTGGGCAATTATGCCTGGAAGCCCGATCCGAAATCTGAGGATCGCAATCGTCGGTCGATTTATGTGATCGCCAAACGAAATTTGCGACTCCCGCTGCTCGACGCCTTCGATCTTCCCGACATGCACAATAGCTGCGCCCGCCGCAGTACGACAACGACGGCTCCCCAGGCGCTATTGATGCTCAATAGCGAATTCACGCTCGGCGAGGCGCGGCGTTGGGCTGCGCGATTGATCGCCAGCGTTGCGACCGAAGACAAGACGGTAGCGAAGAATGCGAGC from Pirellulales bacterium includes the following:
- a CDS encoding DUF6666 family protein; protein product: RGDVVRSSYAPSVESQDGYSNAPTTRPRRQPGFVDNVARQISPPERTDSYYGNRPQHARVAMADQNGAPHPANAQPQMDSVMHGGEELPPGAQPMHMGNGDMGSPEGEWSDSDGPPSGSCSSCGSCSSCGSCGSCGCRPLCSLFCCGCWDEWLQDFSAFGGVQGFKGPVDQGLNGDFGFHEGINWGSPLWDAMGIGAQIGVNVEQSDLSRTNASDLHRNQYFFTAGLFHRPDCAWGWQGGLVFDYLNDSFVDDFTISQIRGDLGYVFNCHEVGFWFTKGVHDTKFTTIATTDTEITTSTTTYKPIDLYAIYYGHRFCNGGEGRIWGGFTGGTGGLVGADFSIPISDKLSIDSGFNYAIPHTVGSNQVPPESWNISISLVWHPGCRAREAYCSPYRPLFNVADNGSFMVDRQLRSTSVPVSTD
- a CDS encoding TIGR00300 family protein, translated to MTTHKTEADQAAVDGHVEEVEIRGHIIDSLILPKILDCITAGGGTFRIKRIAIGHDRSDPSYALVEVQAPDQSTLSEIVAQIADHGAVPTALNDCMLEAADIDGAFPEGFYSTTNQRTEIRIGGHWAPVADQEMDCGIVVDGAAGTEVEGPRSEVDGGARQEFIARCIPMTDVRVGMSIVVGHAGVRVFPHERSIERQAFEFMNSPVSTEKPKGVAIRKIAEELYRIRAEEGKSLLVGGPAIIHTGSGPYVCELLRKKYLRVLFAGNALATHDIEQSFFGTSLGVHLDRGDLAEAGHEHHLRAINRIRRAGGIRQAVEQGVLKSGIMYECVRQGVDYLLAGSIRDDGPLPDVITDALEAQRQMRAKIRDVTFCLMIATTLHSIAVGNLLPVWVKVACVDINPSTVIKLNDRGSFQTVGLVTDVEPFLRALVDDLRELERK
- a CDS encoding arginine deiminase-related protein, which translates into the protein MIDRTKPQILMCPPDYYGIQYEINPWMSRLRQSDHPTARRQWEELRQALQLAGANVSLLPPVEGLPDMVFTANAALICRDTAILAHFRHPERQGEVPHDEAWLRAAGFRIEHVPNDLHFEGAGDALFCGDTLFAGYRIRSAARGHQQIGELLGCRVIPLELVDPYYYHLDTCFCPLAPGQAIYYPQAFDRYGRDALAAHVGELIEVVESEARRFACNAVVVGRTVVTNTGCPALHAQLRERGSEPRETPLDEFVKAGGSAKCLTLRLDGEDAAAWKTVG
- a CDS encoding DUF1549 and DUF1553 domain-containing protein — its product is MLAKHRPFVGLLAIGLSALLVGALRVPAASLPKESAETGDQFKHGKWPFLPPTRPAVPDVQKKAWVRNPIDAFVLHKLEAKGLQPSREAEKLVLLRRVTFDLIGLPPTPEEQATFLADESPRAYEEAVERLLGSPRYGERWAQHWLDLVRYAETDGFKEDAHRPNAHKYRDYVIRAFNCDLPYDRFIRQQLAGDELEPDNPEALIATGYCRLYPDEYNAADIRLRRKEILDDVTDTTGLVVLGLTMGCAQCHNHKFDDILQTDYYRLQAFFTPMLPRDDLPDATVAQREEFAKQQAAWETATAGIRLQIESIVAPGREKARDQALMKFDAEAVKAVQTPPAERTAIQKQIAYQVAKYTRPLEQAAATKLAGDEKKRYEELQVELAKFDAIKPQPLPMAMAISDADAPPPPTFRLAGGSLNHPAEQVEPGFPEFLGTSQIEIAPPAGNPNSTGRRSALATWLTRKDHPLTARIIANRLWQYHFGQGIVATPNDFGAAGEPPTHPELLDWLAVELMDSGWSLKAMHRLMVTSATYRQSAMVEPENELHKKARGVDPSNKLLWHARRQRLSGESLRDAILQVGGDLDLRMYGPSVHPELPDGLGNYAWKPDPKSEDRNRRSIYVIAKRNLRLPLLDAFDLPDMHNSCARRSTTTTAPQALLMLNSEFTLGEARRWAARLIASVATEDKTVAKNASGEKLADDRTLITAAYAQAYARQPTEAELTICAKFIADQVMAIAQHGTAAERETLPEPLPKSESPAHAAAVVDFCHALLNSNEFLYVD